One Aquarana catesbeiana isolate 2022-GZ linkage group LG04, ASM4218655v1, whole genome shotgun sequence genomic region harbors:
- the HSF2 gene encoding heat shock factor protein 2 isoform X1, with the protein MKQNSNVPAFLSKLWTLVEDSDTNEFITWSQNGQSFLVLDEQRFAKEILPKYFKHNNMASFVRQLNMYGFRKVVHVDSGIVKQERDGPVEFQHPYFIQGQDELLENIKRKVSATRPEETKVRQEDISKILNNAQKVQMKQDTIDSRLFTLKRENEALWREITDLRSKHSQQQQVIRKIVQFIVTLVQNNRLVSLKRKKPLLLNTQSSQKSTILQTMVKETAEETHHMTHRGDGLNREISDDIVIFDITDNIEEEGKRNVLAQENSDHSSDTLNDSFPLKKQKTACRDTTVVSRPIDRLSPEIVIVEDDVEDDDASTLPDDRNSEMIGPLSPVREYISSPLMSGPLQLNNQSSLTAEDPVTMMDSILNESGVISQNINLLGKVELLDYLDSIDCTLDDFRALLSGRQFSIDRDLLVDLETKGIETKNSEVLPGPANFNTDGVKSEKQLVQYTSYPLMAFLDGDTGGFTSEVPSAKANDIDNFLESSLDSEPTQSKLVRLEPLTEAEANEATLFYLCELAPAPLDSDMSLLDS; encoded by the exons aaTGGTCAGAGTTTCTTGGTCCTTGATGAACAACGATTTGCAAAAGAGATCCTGCCCAAGTACTTCAAGCACAATAACATGGCCAGCTTTGTGAGACAATTAAACATGT ATGGTTTCAGAAAGGTGGTCCATGTTGACTCTGGAATTGTGAAGCAGGAGAGGGATGGACCAGTTGAATTTCAGCATCCATACTTCATTCAAGGGCAAGACGAGTTACTGGAGAATATCAAGAGAAAG gtATCCGCCACAAGACCTGAAGAAACTAAAGTGAGACAGGAagatatatcaaaaattttaaataatgctcaAAAAGTTCAGATGAAACAAGACACTATTGATTCGCGACTGTTCACGTTGAAGAG agaaaatgaAGCCTTGTGGAGAGAAATAACTGATCTGCGCTCCAAACACTCCCAGCAGCAGCAGGTTATTCGGAAG aTTGTGCAGTTCATTGTGACTTTGGTGCAGAATAACCGATTAGTGAGTTTAAAGAGAAAAAA GCCTTTACTTCTCAATACGCAGAGTTCTCAGAAATCCACCATTTTACAGACAATGGTTAAAGAAACCGCTGAAGAGACACATCAT ATGACCCATAGGGGAGATGGCTTAAACAGAGAGATTTCTGATGATATAGTAATTTTTGATATAACTGACAATATAgaggaagaaggaaagagaaatgTACTTGCTCAAGAAAATTCTGATCATTCTTCTGACACGCTGAA tgactctttcccattaaaaaaacaaaaaacagcctgcAGGGACACCACAGTAGTGTCTCGACCtat tgacCGGCTTTCACCTGAAATTGTAATAGTGGAGGATGATGTTGAGGATGATGATGCCTCCACTCTACCAGACGATAGAAATTCAGAAATGATTGGTCCACTGAGCCCAGTCCGAGAATACATCTCAAGCCCACTAATGTCTGGTCCTCTTCAGCTTAATAACCAGTCCTCGCTTACTGCAGAAGACCCTGTCACCATGATGGATTCCATTCTTAATGAAAGTGGTGTCATTTCTCAAAATATTAATCTCCTTGGAAA AGTTGAACTGTTGGATTATTTAGACAGCATCGACTGCACCTTAGACGATTTCAGAGCACTATTGTCAGGACGTCAGTTCAGCATAGACCGAGATCTCCTAGTTGAT TTGGAAACCAAAGGAATTGAGACAAAAAACAGTGAAGTTCTTCCAGGACCAGCAAATTTCAATACAGATGGTGTGAAATCAG AAAAACAGCTGGTACAATACACATCTTACCCACTCATGGCTTTTCTGGATGGAGACACTGGAGGCTTCACGTCGGAGGTCCCATCTGCCAAGGCAAATGATATAGACAATTTTCTAGAATCTAGTCTGGATTCGGAGCCCACTCAGAGTAAACTGGTGCGTCTAGAGCCCCTGACTGAGGCTGAGGCTAATGAAGCCACTTTGTTCTATTTATGTGAACTTGCACCTGCACCGCTGGACAGTGACATGTCTCTATTGGACAGTTAA
- the HSF2 gene encoding heat shock factor protein 2 isoform X2 produces MKQNSNVPAFLSKLWTLVEDSDTNEFITWSQNGQSFLVLDEQRFAKEILPKYFKHNNMASFVRQLNMYGFRKVVHVDSGIVKQERDGPVEFQHPYFIQGQDELLENIKRKVSATRPEETKVRQEDISKILNNAQKVQMKQDTIDSRLFTLKRENEALWREITDLRSKHSQQQQVIRKIVQFIVTLVQNNRLVSLKRKKPLLLNTQSSQKSTILQTMVKETAEETHHMTHRGDGLNREISDDIVIFDITDNIEEEGKRNVLAQENSDHSSDTLNDRLSPEIVIVEDDVEDDDASTLPDDRNSEMIGPLSPVREYISSPLMSGPLQLNNQSSLTAEDPVTMMDSILNESGVISQNINLLGKVELLDYLDSIDCTLDDFRALLSGRQFSIDRDLLVDLETKGIETKNSEVLPGPANFNTDGVKSEKQLVQYTSYPLMAFLDGDTGGFTSEVPSAKANDIDNFLESSLDSEPTQSKLVRLEPLTEAEANEATLFYLCELAPAPLDSDMSLLDS; encoded by the exons aaTGGTCAGAGTTTCTTGGTCCTTGATGAACAACGATTTGCAAAAGAGATCCTGCCCAAGTACTTCAAGCACAATAACATGGCCAGCTTTGTGAGACAATTAAACATGT ATGGTTTCAGAAAGGTGGTCCATGTTGACTCTGGAATTGTGAAGCAGGAGAGGGATGGACCAGTTGAATTTCAGCATCCATACTTCATTCAAGGGCAAGACGAGTTACTGGAGAATATCAAGAGAAAG gtATCCGCCACAAGACCTGAAGAAACTAAAGTGAGACAGGAagatatatcaaaaattttaaataatgctcaAAAAGTTCAGATGAAACAAGACACTATTGATTCGCGACTGTTCACGTTGAAGAG agaaaatgaAGCCTTGTGGAGAGAAATAACTGATCTGCGCTCCAAACACTCCCAGCAGCAGCAGGTTATTCGGAAG aTTGTGCAGTTCATTGTGACTTTGGTGCAGAATAACCGATTAGTGAGTTTAAAGAGAAAAAA GCCTTTACTTCTCAATACGCAGAGTTCTCAGAAATCCACCATTTTACAGACAATGGTTAAAGAAACCGCTGAAGAGACACATCAT ATGACCCATAGGGGAGATGGCTTAAACAGAGAGATTTCTGATGATATAGTAATTTTTGATATAACTGACAATATAgaggaagaaggaaagagaaatgTACTTGCTCAAGAAAATTCTGATCATTCTTCTGACACGCTGAA tgacCGGCTTTCACCTGAAATTGTAATAGTGGAGGATGATGTTGAGGATGATGATGCCTCCACTCTACCAGACGATAGAAATTCAGAAATGATTGGTCCACTGAGCCCAGTCCGAGAATACATCTCAAGCCCACTAATGTCTGGTCCTCTTCAGCTTAATAACCAGTCCTCGCTTACTGCAGAAGACCCTGTCACCATGATGGATTCCATTCTTAATGAAAGTGGTGTCATTTCTCAAAATATTAATCTCCTTGGAAA AGTTGAACTGTTGGATTATTTAGACAGCATCGACTGCACCTTAGACGATTTCAGAGCACTATTGTCAGGACGTCAGTTCAGCATAGACCGAGATCTCCTAGTTGAT TTGGAAACCAAAGGAATTGAGACAAAAAACAGTGAAGTTCTTCCAGGACCAGCAAATTTCAATACAGATGGTGTGAAATCAG AAAAACAGCTGGTACAATACACATCTTACCCACTCATGGCTTTTCTGGATGGAGACACTGGAGGCTTCACGTCGGAGGTCCCATCTGCCAAGGCAAATGATATAGACAATTTTCTAGAATCTAGTCTGGATTCGGAGCCCACTCAGAGTAAACTGGTGCGTCTAGAGCCCCTGACTGAGGCTGAGGCTAATGAAGCCACTTTGTTCTATTTATGTGAACTTGCACCTGCACCGCTGGACAGTGACATGTCTCTATTGGACAGTTAA
- the HSF2 gene encoding heat shock factor protein 2 isoform X3, whose translation MESDGFRKVVHVDSGIVKQERDGPVEFQHPYFIQGQDELLENIKRKVSATRPEETKVRQEDISKILNNAQKVQMKQDTIDSRLFTLKRENEALWREITDLRSKHSQQQQVIRKIVQFIVTLVQNNRLVSLKRKKPLLLNTQSSQKSTILQTMVKETAEETHHMTHRGDGLNREISDDIVIFDITDNIEEEGKRNVLAQENSDHSSDTLNDSFPLKKQKTACRDTTVVSRPIDRLSPEIVIVEDDVEDDDASTLPDDRNSEMIGPLSPVREYISSPLMSGPLQLNNQSSLTAEDPVTMMDSILNESGVISQNINLLGKVELLDYLDSIDCTLDDFRALLSGRQFSIDRDLLVDLETKGIETKNSEVLPGPANFNTDGVKSEKQLVQYTSYPLMAFLDGDTGGFTSEVPSAKANDIDNFLESSLDSEPTQSKLVRLEPLTEAEANEATLFYLCELAPAPLDSDMSLLDS comes from the exons ATGGTTTCAGAAAGGTGGTCCATGTTGACTCTGGAATTGTGAAGCAGGAGAGGGATGGACCAGTTGAATTTCAGCATCCATACTTCATTCAAGGGCAAGACGAGTTACTGGAGAATATCAAGAGAAAG gtATCCGCCACAAGACCTGAAGAAACTAAAGTGAGACAGGAagatatatcaaaaattttaaataatgctcaAAAAGTTCAGATGAAACAAGACACTATTGATTCGCGACTGTTCACGTTGAAGAG agaaaatgaAGCCTTGTGGAGAGAAATAACTGATCTGCGCTCCAAACACTCCCAGCAGCAGCAGGTTATTCGGAAG aTTGTGCAGTTCATTGTGACTTTGGTGCAGAATAACCGATTAGTGAGTTTAAAGAGAAAAAA GCCTTTACTTCTCAATACGCAGAGTTCTCAGAAATCCACCATTTTACAGACAATGGTTAAAGAAACCGCTGAAGAGACACATCAT ATGACCCATAGGGGAGATGGCTTAAACAGAGAGATTTCTGATGATATAGTAATTTTTGATATAACTGACAATATAgaggaagaaggaaagagaaatgTACTTGCTCAAGAAAATTCTGATCATTCTTCTGACACGCTGAA tgactctttcccattaaaaaaacaaaaaacagcctgcAGGGACACCACAGTAGTGTCTCGACCtat tgacCGGCTTTCACCTGAAATTGTAATAGTGGAGGATGATGTTGAGGATGATGATGCCTCCACTCTACCAGACGATAGAAATTCAGAAATGATTGGTCCACTGAGCCCAGTCCGAGAATACATCTCAAGCCCACTAATGTCTGGTCCTCTTCAGCTTAATAACCAGTCCTCGCTTACTGCAGAAGACCCTGTCACCATGATGGATTCCATTCTTAATGAAAGTGGTGTCATTTCTCAAAATATTAATCTCCTTGGAAA AGTTGAACTGTTGGATTATTTAGACAGCATCGACTGCACCTTAGACGATTTCAGAGCACTATTGTCAGGACGTCAGTTCAGCATAGACCGAGATCTCCTAGTTGAT TTGGAAACCAAAGGAATTGAGACAAAAAACAGTGAAGTTCTTCCAGGACCAGCAAATTTCAATACAGATGGTGTGAAATCAG AAAAACAGCTGGTACAATACACATCTTACCCACTCATGGCTTTTCTGGATGGAGACACTGGAGGCTTCACGTCGGAGGTCCCATCTGCCAAGGCAAATGATATAGACAATTTTCTAGAATCTAGTCTGGATTCGGAGCCCACTCAGAGTAAACTGGTGCGTCTAGAGCCCCTGACTGAGGCTGAGGCTAATGAAGCCACTTTGTTCTATTTATGTGAACTTGCACCTGCACCGCTGGACAGTGACATGTCTCTATTGGACAGTTAA